One genomic window of Sporocytophaga myxococcoides DSM 11118 includes the following:
- the mutY gene encoding A/G-specific adenine glycosylase gives MENKEFVCQLITWYSKNKRDLPWRETQNPYIIWLSEILLQQTRVDQGLPYFYKFVDNYPDVNKLANAEEREVLRLWEGLGYYSRARNLHATAKLIVEKYSGIFPQTYKELLKLKGVGPYTAAAIASFSFNESVAVVDGNVYRVLSRVFGIDDDIRSPSGIKKFRELANLLIPKKDPATYNQAIMEFGALHCVPAKPKCEDCPVSAQCYAFSTNAQSLLPVKNKKIVKKNRHFNYLAFRWKDKILMKERKSKDIWQGLYEFYNNESSEILDPGKLLNKLPSKELTVVKSSEVMKQILTHQVLFCQGHIINVNSKTAFNAIKGALELKEFSINQINDLPKPVLIQRFLKQCDF, from the coding sequence GTGGAAAACAAAGAATTCGTTTGTCAATTAATTACCTGGTACTCAAAAAACAAGCGTGATTTGCCTTGGAGAGAAACCCAAAATCCTTATATAATATGGCTTTCAGAGATACTTCTTCAACAGACTAGGGTAGATCAGGGCTTGCCCTATTTCTACAAATTCGTAGATAATTACCCTGATGTGAACAAGTTGGCAAATGCAGAAGAAAGGGAGGTTTTGAGATTGTGGGAGGGCCTGGGATATTATTCAAGGGCAAGAAACTTACATGCAACCGCAAAACTGATTGTGGAAAAATATAGTGGAATTTTTCCCCAAACATATAAAGAACTTCTGAAGCTTAAGGGAGTTGGTCCATATACAGCCGCAGCTATTGCCTCTTTTTCTTTTAATGAATCTGTAGCAGTTGTAGATGGAAATGTCTACAGGGTTCTTTCCCGAGTTTTCGGAATAGATGACGATATTAGGTCTCCTTCAGGGATTAAGAAATTTCGTGAGCTGGCAAATTTGCTGATCCCAAAAAAAGATCCTGCAACGTACAACCAGGCAATAATGGAATTTGGTGCCCTCCATTGTGTTCCGGCAAAACCAAAATGTGAAGATTGTCCGGTTTCCGCTCAATGCTATGCATTTTCAACAAATGCGCAATCTCTGCTTCCGGTAAAAAATAAAAAAATAGTAAAAAAGAACAGACACTTTAACTATTTGGCTTTTAGGTGGAAAGACAAGATTTTGATGAAAGAGAGGAAAAGTAAGGATATATGGCAAGGATTGTATGAATTTTATAATAATGAATCTTCTGAAATTCTTGATCCGGGGAAATTATTAAATAAGCTACCCTCAAAGGAGTTAACCGTGGTGAAATCCTCTGAAGTGATGAAACAGATTTTAACTCATCAAGTGCTTTTCTGCCAGGGCCATATTATTAATGTAAATTCCAAGACAGCATTTAACGCCATAAAAGGAGCATTAGAATTGAAGGAATTCTCTATTAATCAAATAAATGACCTTCCAAAACCTGTTTTGATCCAAAGATTTTTGAAGCAATGTGATTTTTAA
- a CDS encoding HU family DNA-binding protein, protein MTKAEVIAEIAEKTGVDKTDVSATVEAFFNVIKSTMSEGENIYVRGFGSFVNKKRAKKVARNISKNTAIIIDEHFIPSFKPSKTFVEKIKTSVKEGPVKEERN, encoded by the coding sequence ATGACAAAAGCAGAAGTAATCGCAGAAATTGCTGAAAAAACCGGCGTAGATAAAACAGATGTTTCTGCAACGGTAGAGGCTTTCTTCAATGTTATTAAATCAACAATGTCTGAAGGCGAGAACATTTATGTAAGAGGTTTTGGAAGCTTCGTAAATAAGAAAAGAGCTAAGAAAGTTGCAAGGAACATTTCAAAAAATACTGCTATCATAATTGATGAGCATTTTATTCCAAGCTTCAAGCCTTCTAAAACTTTTGTAGAAAAAATTAAAACTTCTGTTAAAGAAGGTCCTGTTAAAGAAGAAAGAAATTAG